Proteins encoded within one genomic window of Pseudomonas cannabina:
- the tadA gene encoding tRNA adenosine(34) deaminase TadA, translating into MRQPQIIDRSKDQHFMREALALAAQGALLGEVPVGAVLVQHGEIIGRGYNCPISGSDPSAHAEMMAIRDAAKALDNYRLPGSTLYVTLEPCSMCAGLIVHSRVARVVYGALEPKAGIVESQGQFFSQGFLNHRVLFEGGVLGEECGAMLSEFFRMRRAAKDANKAKADD; encoded by the coding sequence ATGAGGCAGCCGCAGATCATCGACCGCAGCAAGGATCAACACTTCATGCGTGAAGCGCTGGCGCTCGCGGCCCAAGGCGCGTTGCTGGGTGAGGTTCCGGTCGGCGCGGTGCTGGTGCAGCACGGCGAGATCATCGGTCGTGGCTACAATTGCCCGATCAGCGGCAGCGACCCCAGCGCGCATGCCGAGATGATGGCGATTCGTGATGCCGCCAAGGCGCTGGACAACTACCGCCTGCCGGGCAGTACGTTGTATGTGACGCTGGAACCTTGCAGCATGTGCGCCGGTTTGATCGTGCATTCGCGTGTTGCTCGCGTGGTGTACGGCGCACTGGAGCCCAAGGCCGGGATCGTTGAAAGCCAGGGGCAGTTTTTCAGCCAGGGCTTTCTCAACCATCGAGTGTTGTTTGAAGGCGGCGTATTGGGCGAGGAGTGCGGGGCGATGCTGAGTGAGTTTTTCAGAATGCGCCGGGCGGCCAAAGACGCAAACAAAGCCAAAGCCGACGACTAG